The Chelatococcus sp. HY11 genome includes a window with the following:
- a CDS encoding NAD(P)-dependent alcohol dehydrogenase, producing MFTCTGYAAEAADQKLAPFTFQRRDPGPNDVVIEILYCGVCHSYLHTVRNEWQNTLFPSLPGHEIVGRVQAVGTDVTRFKAGDIAAVGCMVDSCRTCPSCREGLEQYCEPGFTGTYNSPDKVLGGPTFGGYSSHIVVDDAFVLKVPANLDLAAAAPLLCAGITTYSPLRHWKAGPGKKVGIVGLGGLGHMGVKLAHAMGAEVVLFTTSASKVDDGLRLGADAVVLSTDPAAMAAHAESFDLIVDAVAAPHDINAYLALIKRDGTLVQVGAPDKPLPVSVFSVIWRRRNFAGSLIGGIAETQEMLDFCGEHGITADIEMISMDKIEDAYARMLKSDVKYRFVIDMATLPKAA from the coding sequence ATGTTCACATGTACTGGCTATGCCGCCGAGGCTGCCGACCAAAAACTTGCGCCTTTCACATTCCAAAGGCGGGATCCCGGCCCCAACGACGTTGTCATCGAGATCCTCTACTGCGGCGTCTGCCATTCCTACCTCCACACGGTTCGCAACGAGTGGCAGAACACGCTTTTTCCAAGCCTGCCGGGCCACGAGATCGTCGGCCGCGTTCAGGCCGTGGGCACGGATGTCACGCGATTCAAGGCGGGTGACATCGCGGCGGTCGGTTGCATGGTGGATTCCTGCCGGACCTGCCCGAGCTGCCGCGAGGGGCTGGAGCAATATTGCGAGCCGGGCTTCACCGGCACCTACAACAGCCCGGACAAAGTCTTGGGCGGCCCCACCTTCGGCGGTTATTCCAGCCATATCGTGGTGGATGATGCCTTCGTTTTGAAGGTGCCCGCCAATCTCGATCTGGCCGCCGCGGCCCCCTTGCTGTGCGCCGGCATCACGACCTATTCGCCGCTCCGTCACTGGAAGGCCGGCCCTGGCAAGAAGGTCGGCATCGTCGGTCTGGGCGGTCTTGGGCATATGGGGGTCAAGCTCGCCCACGCGATGGGGGCGGAGGTCGTGCTGTTTACCACCTCGGCGAGCAAGGTTGACGACGGGCTGCGGCTCGGCGCCGATGCGGTGGTGCTTTCGACGGATCCCGCCGCCATGGCCGCGCATGCCGAAAGCTTCGACCTGATTGTCGATGCCGTGGCGGCGCCGCACGACATCAACGCCTATCTGGCGCTCATCAAGCGCGACGGCACGCTGGTGCAGGTCGGCGCGCCGGATAAGCCTCTGCCGGTCTCGGTTTTCAGCGTGATCTGGCGGCGCCGGAATTTTGCCGGCTCATTGATCGGTGGCATAGCGGAGACGCAGGAGATGCTCGACTTCTGCGGCGAGCACGGCATTACCGCCGACATCGAGATGATATCGATGGACAAGATCGAGGACGCTTACGCCCGTATGCTGAAGAGTGATGTGAAGTACCGCTTCGTCATCGACATGGCGACCTTGCCGAAGGCTGCTTGA
- a CDS encoding LysR family transcriptional regulator, whose amino-acid sequence MKIDLSDLNAFVMVARAKGFRDGARQSGASASALSEAVRRLEGQLGVRLFHRTTRSVVPTEAGKRLLERLGPALREVDVALGVVNDFRDRPAGTLKLNVPVSAARLVLPHIVPSFIAAYPDIRLEVITEESFIDVLAAGCDAGIRYEERLEQDMVAVPIGPRIQRYATAASPAYLDRHGRPEHPRDLLGHACLRHRFPSGTMPAWEFERDDEIIRVDPTGPLIVQAGGGSDLAVHSAVAGAGIVGLFEDWLRPHFESGALEPVLEPWWPSFPGPFLYYPGRRLVPAPLRAFVDFIKTPTVRHGRPADGGQNRPESLKPHPPTGLNTKVVD is encoded by the coding sequence ATGAAGATCGATCTGAGTGACCTGAACGCCTTCGTCATGGTGGCCCGCGCCAAGGGCTTTCGCGACGGGGCGCGCCAGAGCGGCGCGAGCGCGTCGGCCTTGAGCGAGGCCGTGCGACGTCTTGAAGGCCAGCTCGGGGTGAGGCTGTTTCACCGCACCACGCGTAGCGTCGTGCCGACCGAGGCTGGCAAGCGTCTTCTGGAGCGGCTTGGCCCGGCGCTGCGGGAGGTGGACGTGGCGCTTGGGGTAGTGAACGATTTCCGCGATAGGCCCGCTGGAACGCTCAAGCTCAACGTGCCAGTCAGCGCGGCACGGCTGGTGCTGCCGCATATCGTCCCTTCCTTCATCGCGGCCTATCCGGACATCAGGCTGGAAGTGATCACCGAAGAGAGCTTCATAGACGTGCTCGCGGCCGGCTGCGATGCCGGGATCCGCTACGAGGAACGGCTGGAGCAGGACATGGTCGCCGTGCCGATCGGGCCGCGCATTCAACGCTACGCCACCGCCGCTTCTCCGGCCTATCTTGATCGCCACGGTCGGCCGGAGCATCCGCGCGATCTGCTCGGCCATGCATGCCTGCGCCATCGCTTTCCCAGTGGGACAATGCCAGCCTGGGAATTCGAGCGCGACGACGAGATCATCCGTGTCGATCCCACAGGGCCACTGATCGTGCAGGCTGGCGGCGGTTCGGACCTCGCCGTCCATTCAGCCGTCGCCGGCGCCGGTATTGTCGGGCTATTCGAGGACTGGTTGCGCCCTCATTTCGAAAGCGGCGCGCTTGAGCCAGTCCTCGAGCCCTGGTGGCCGAGCTTTCCAGGGCCTTTCCTCTACTATCCCGGCCGCCGTCTCGTGCCCGCGCCGCTGCGCGCATTTGTCGATTTCATCAAGACACCAACCGTTCGCCATGGGCGCCCGGCCGATGGTGGGCAGAATAGGCCAGAAAGCCTTAAGCCCCATCCCCCGACAGGGCTGAATACCAAAGTGGTCGACTAA
- a CDS encoding FAD-dependent monooxygenase produces the protein METTAVLIVGAGPVGLMLANQLQRQGIAHVLIDRQLEHSFFCKALGVTARTLEIFDDLGIADEAIDRGVWLRGLRTFDNGEQVAAFDLPERDLPFGALSLAQYETEDLLEMSLRRHGGGVARGWRLDRFVEDADGVQAELVREGDDPAVTRTLRCQWLVGCDGAHSRVRAALGLSFEGGKFPQTFVLGDLDIDWSLPRGYFYRFSTHRDGQQPNSLAAVPVHGSVRRYRLSTMLQDGPELAMPEGVEATPPDLERLTAIVQSGLPQGTRLSNLRWSSLYRVSHRIVPSYGKGRVFLAGDAAHIHPPVGGQGMNTGLQDANNLAWKLALAARGLAAEGLLQSYDAERRPVGLDVVEGTSRALNAVLSQQATMPGVKETQLLISYPESPIIVRSKAGVETGLQAGDRAPDAYGLVRPFVAHPARLHERLGKGKHRLLCYAGQEGFAPFSALVRELAARLPGCSGSLGIVAKGAPPADDEAIPLLQDAADNFRSSYNAVPGMAWLVRPDGHLAWIGHAEEIAELSSALDLVAAIRSAEL, from the coding sequence ATGGAGACGACTGCGGTTCTTATCGTCGGCGCCGGGCCTGTGGGCCTCATGCTGGCCAACCAACTCCAGCGGCAGGGCATCGCGCATGTCCTCATCGACCGGCAGCTTGAGCACAGCTTTTTCTGCAAGGCACTTGGCGTTACCGCCCGCACGCTCGAGATATTCGATGATCTCGGAATTGCCGACGAAGCGATCGACCGGGGCGTCTGGCTGCGTGGTCTACGCACTTTCGACAATGGCGAGCAGGTCGCTGCTTTTGACCTCCCCGAACGCGACCTTCCGTTCGGCGCGCTGTCTCTTGCCCAATATGAGACAGAGGACTTGCTGGAGATGAGCCTGCGTCGCCATGGCGGCGGCGTCGCGCGCGGCTGGCGGCTGGACAGATTCGTGGAAGACGCGGACGGCGTTCAGGCTGAACTGGTGCGCGAGGGCGACGATCCGGCGGTGACACGCACGCTGAGATGCCAATGGCTTGTCGGGTGCGATGGCGCTCACAGTCGGGTCCGTGCGGCGCTTGGCCTGAGTTTCGAGGGCGGCAAGTTCCCCCAGACCTTTGTGCTCGGGGACCTCGATATCGACTGGTCGCTGCCGCGCGGCTACTTCTATCGCTTCAGTACGCACCGGGATGGACAGCAACCGAACTCGCTGGCGGCGGTCCCCGTCCATGGTTCGGTGCGGCGTTACCGCCTTTCGACCATGCTGCAGGATGGGCCGGAGCTCGCCATGCCGGAGGGTGTCGAAGCAACGCCGCCGGATCTCGAGCGGCTGACGGCGATTGTGCAAAGCGGCTTGCCGCAGGGCACGCGCTTGTCGAATTTGCGCTGGTCATCGCTCTATCGCGTGAGCCACCGTATCGTGCCGAGCTACGGCAAGGGCCGCGTGTTTCTTGCGGGCGATGCGGCGCATATCCATCCGCCCGTTGGCGGGCAGGGCATGAACACCGGTTTGCAGGACGCCAACAATCTGGCCTGGAAGCTCGCGCTTGCGGCGCGAGGCCTTGCGGCTGAGGGACTTCTGCAAAGCTATGATGCCGAGCGGCGTCCCGTTGGCCTTGATGTCGTCGAAGGCACGAGCCGCGCTCTGAACGCGGTTCTCTCACAGCAAGCCACCATGCCCGGGGTCAAGGAAACCCAGCTGCTCATCAGCTATCCGGAAAGCCCGATCATCGTGAGGTCGAAAGCAGGTGTCGAGACCGGGCTGCAGGCCGGTGACAGGGCGCCCGACGCCTATGGCCTTGTCAGACCGTTCGTGGCCCATCCGGCCCGTCTCCACGAGCGGTTGGGAAAGGGGAAGCACCGTCTCCTGTGCTACGCCGGTCAGGAAGGCTTCGCGCCTTTCTCGGCGCTTGTCAGAGAACTCGCCGCCCGTCTGCCCGGTTGTTCCGGGAGCCTTGGTATCGTGGCGAAGGGCGCGCCGCCCGCCGACGATGAGGCGATCCCGCTGCTCCAGGACGCGGCCGACAACTTCCGCTCGTCCTATAACGCGGTTCCGGGCATGGCGTGGCTTGTACGACCGGATGGTCACCTCGCCTGGATTGGGCACGCTGAGGAAATCGCGGAGCTTTCATCCGCGCTCGACCTGGTGGCCGCCATCCGCTCGGCTGAATTATGA
- a CDS encoding aldo/keto reductase family oxidoreductase, translating into MTSIDQSDTFALGGRRVKRLGYGAMQLAGPGVFGPPRDRGAALAVLREAVAHGVNHIDTSDFYGPHVTNQLIREALHPYPDDLVIVTKIGARRGADASWLPAFAPDELASAVHDNLRNLGLDALEVVNLRIMFDTHGPAEGSIEAPLAALAELQRQGLVRHIGLSNVTAAQIAEGRKICEIVCVQNHYNLVHRGDDALIDTLVNDGIAYVPFFPLGGFTPLQSSRLSDVAQRLGLTPMQAALAWLLQRAPNILLIPGTSSVAHLRENLAAGALDLPDDAFADLDRVT; encoded by the coding sequence ATGACCAGCATCGATCAGTCCGACACCTTCGCCCTGGGCGGCCGCCGGGTGAAAAGGCTTGGTTACGGAGCCATGCAGCTCGCCGGGCCTGGGGTGTTCGGTCCGCCGAGGGATCGCGGCGCGGCACTCGCTGTGCTGCGCGAGGCTGTCGCGCACGGAGTCAATCATATCGATACGAGCGACTTCTATGGTCCGCATGTCACCAACCAACTGATCCGTGAAGCGCTTCATCCCTATCCGGATGATCTCGTCATCGTCACCAAGATTGGCGCGCGGCGTGGCGCGGACGCCTCATGGCTTCCGGCCTTCGCGCCCGATGAGCTGGCGAGCGCGGTGCATGATAACCTGCGTAATCTTGGGCTCGACGCGCTGGAGGTCGTCAATCTTCGGATCATGTTCGATACGCATGGGCCAGCCGAAGGGTCGATCGAGGCGCCGCTTGCCGCTCTGGCCGAGCTTCAGCGGCAAGGCCTCGTCCGACATATCGGGTTGAGCAACGTCACGGCCGCGCAGATCGCGGAGGGGCGCAAGATCTGCGAGATCGTTTGTGTCCAGAACCACTACAATCTGGTTCATCGCGGCGATGATGCCTTGATCGATACGCTCGTCAATGACGGCATTGCCTATGTGCCGTTTTTCCCGCTTGGCGGCTTTACGCCGCTGCAGTCGTCCAGATTATCCGATGTTGCTCAGCGTCTCGGCCTCACGCCCATGCAGGCCGCTCTCGCCTGGCTGCTTCAACGCGCGCCCAATATTCTTCTGATCCCGGGCACGTCCTCGGTTGCGCATCTGCGTGAAAATCTTGCCGCTGGCGCACTCGATCTGCCCGACGACGCGTTTGCGGATCTCGATCGCGTTACTTGA
- the efeU gene encoding iron uptake transporter permease EfeU encodes MPGKEVKTLAPFLVMLREGIEAALIVGIIASYLRQTGRSAWMPFVWIGIFLAIAASFFIGAVLQLASAEFPQKAQELFEGLVGFLAVGVLVSMVFWMRKAARSMKSELQHAIDDAFQPGAAGGWALVGMVFFAVMREGLESVFFLLAIFQQSPTPLAPLGALAGLLCAVAVGYLVYIGGVRINMRRFFTWTGVFILIVAAGILSSALRNLHEAGLWNLLQARAYDLSDILPVSSVSGTVLSGLFSYQEAPAVGEVFVYIVFLAVSLFLFLRDSRAPAPSPLARPAEDPRP; translated from the coding sequence ATTCCGGGTAAGGAGGTCAAAACGCTTGCTCCGTTTCTCGTCATGCTGCGCGAGGGCATCGAGGCAGCCCTCATCGTAGGCATCATTGCGAGCTACCTTCGGCAGACAGGCCGCTCCGCGTGGATGCCCTTTGTCTGGATCGGGATTTTTCTCGCCATCGCGGCTTCGTTTTTCATCGGTGCCGTGCTGCAACTGGCCAGCGCGGAATTTCCGCAGAAGGCGCAGGAACTTTTCGAGGGTCTCGTCGGGTTCCTTGCCGTGGGCGTGCTCGTTTCGATGGTCTTCTGGATGCGCAAGGCGGCCCGCTCCATGAAATCCGAGCTTCAGCACGCCATAGACGATGCCTTCCAGCCAGGCGCCGCCGGCGGATGGGCACTCGTCGGTATGGTTTTCTTCGCTGTGATGCGGGAAGGGCTGGAGTCCGTCTTCTTCCTGCTCGCGATCTTTCAACAGAGCCCAACGCCACTGGCTCCGCTCGGCGCCCTCGCCGGCCTCCTGTGCGCCGTCGCCGTCGGCTATCTCGTTTATATTGGTGGCGTGCGCATCAACATGCGTCGCTTCTTCACCTGGACAGGCGTTTTCATCCTCATCGTCGCGGCCGGCATCCTCTCAAGCGCGCTGCGCAATCTGCATGAAGCTGGGCTTTGGAATCTCTTGCAAGCCCGCGCCTACGACCTTAGCGACATCCTGCCGGTTTCCAGCGTGAGCGGAACCGTGCTGTCGGGATTATTCAGCTATCAGGAAGCACCCGCCGTTGGTGAAGTCTTCGTCTATATCGTCTTTCTTGCCGTGAGCCTTTTTCTCTTCCTTCGGGACAGCCGCGCCCCGGCGCCGAGCCCCCTTGCGCGGCCAGCCGAGGACCCCAGGCCATGA
- the efeB gene encoding iron uptake transporter deferrochelatase/peroxidase subunit, with product MARQDDPSSPQDRERRRFLLGVGAAAGGALATQAAHAEDKHAEDKAALAQTEHHVTDAPTGDASTEGRWPFFGEVQQGIVTPRPAAGMVASFDVIARTPDELERLFRTLTERLVFLTQGGRPPDLDPKFPPADSGILGPFVSPDSLTATVSVGASLFAGRDWLKPLKPRHLQRMTKFPNDALDASICHGDLALQFCANRSDTTIHALRDIVKTMPDKLVLRWKQEGSVPVIPPRPDGRVESARNFLGFRDGSANPDANNAALMRHILWVGEDRGEPAWAVGGSYQAIRIIRNLVERWDRTPLGEQERIMGRHKASGAPFNGATEFDEPDYKEDPDGAVTALDAHIRLANPRTPGSEEHLILRRPFNYSNGVTRSGQLEQGLLFICYQADLEAGFLTVQRRLNGEPLEEYLKPIGGGYFYVLPGVREPGDYLGRRLIEAARAGHPSPT from the coding sequence ATGGCTCGACAGGATGATCCTTCCTCCCCACAGGACCGCGAGCGCCGGCGCTTTCTGCTCGGCGTGGGTGCTGCCGCGGGAGGCGCGCTTGCGACACAGGCCGCCCATGCCGAAGATAAGCATGCCGAAGACAAGGCGGCACTCGCGCAGACCGAGCATCACGTCACCGATGCGCCCACGGGTGACGCCTCGACGGAAGGCCGCTGGCCGTTCTTTGGAGAGGTCCAGCAAGGCATCGTGACGCCGCGCCCGGCGGCCGGCATGGTCGCCTCTTTCGACGTGATCGCGCGAACCCCGGACGAGCTGGAAAGGCTCTTCCGGACACTGACCGAGCGCCTCGTCTTCCTGACGCAGGGCGGCCGGCCGCCGGATCTCGACCCGAAATTTCCGCCGGCGGATTCCGGCATCCTCGGGCCTTTCGTCTCGCCGGACAGCCTGACGGCGACGGTCTCGGTCGGCGCGTCCCTTTTCGCGGGTCGCGACTGGCTGAAGCCGCTCAAACCGCGTCATCTCCAGCGGATGACGAAGTTTCCCAACGATGCGCTGGACGCCTCCATCTGCCATGGCGATCTCGCCCTGCAATTCTGCGCCAACCGGTCCGATACGACGATCCATGCGCTGCGCGACATCGTGAAAACGATGCCGGACAAGCTGGTGCTGCGTTGGAAGCAGGAAGGCAGTGTTCCGGTCATTCCGCCGCGTCCCGACGGTCGTGTCGAGAGCGCGCGCAATTTCCTCGGCTTTCGCGACGGCTCGGCGAACCCCGACGCCAATAACGCGGCTTTGATGCGGCACATCCTGTGGGTCGGCGAGGACAGGGGTGAGCCCGCCTGGGCAGTGGGCGGTAGCTATCAAGCCATCCGCATCATTCGCAACCTGGTCGAGCGCTGGGACAGGACCCCGCTGGGGGAACAGGAGCGCATCATGGGCCGCCACAAGGCGAGCGGAGCGCCATTCAATGGCGCGACCGAGTTCGACGAGCCCGACTACAAAGAAGATCCCGACGGCGCGGTGACGGCGCTCGATGCTCACATCCGCCTGGCCAACCCGCGAACGCCGGGATCGGAGGAGCATCTGATCCTGCGGCGGCCGTTCAACTATTCGAACGGCGTGACGCGATCCGGCCAGCTCGAGCAAGGCCTTCTGTTCATCTGCTATCAGGCCGACCTCGAGGCCGGGTTCCTCACCGTGCAGCGCCGCCTGAACGGAGAACCCCTCGAGGAATATCTCAAGCCTATCGGCGGCGGCTATTTCTATGTTCTGCCCGGCGTGCGGGAGCCCGGCGACTATCTCGGCCGACGGCTCATCGAAGCCGCGCGCGCAGGCCATCCATCCCCGACATGA
- a CDS encoding aldehyde dehydrogenase family protein, translating to MAHALQFYINGEWVAPSGSATLDVIDPSNEEAFATIALGTEADVDKAVAAARAAFPAFAATSREERLALMRRLLEAYKARYDDVAKVLSQEMGAPLPFAHRSQAAMGTAHLAKTIEALETFTFEELRGTTLIAREPIGVVGMITPWNWPINQIMCKVAPALATGCTMVLKPSEIAPLNAIIFAEAMHDAGVPKGVFNLVNGDGPTVGEAIARHPGVDMVSFTGSTRAGILVAKAAADTVKRVHQELGGKSANIILDDADLDHAVRTGVEDCMGNSGQSCNAPTRLFVPAAMHDRAVAVAKAAVEPLRVGPASAEGTRLGPVVSEVQFNKIQHLIEAGIKEGADLVAGGLGRPEGLNRGYYVRPTVFANVTDDMTIAREEIFGPVISILPYQTEAEAVTRANDTPYGLAAYVQSGSLERARRIAAQMRAGNVYINYPAWDAGAPFGGYKQSGNGREYADFGIHEFLEIKGTVGYGAA from the coding sequence ATGGCGCACGCGCTGCAATTCTACATCAATGGTGAATGGGTCGCGCCCAGCGGCAGTGCGACGCTCGACGTCATCGATCCTTCCAATGAGGAGGCTTTCGCGACCATCGCGCTCGGCACGGAAGCAGATGTCGACAAGGCCGTTGCCGCGGCGCGCGCGGCCTTCCCCGCATTCGCTGCGACCTCGCGGGAAGAGCGGCTCGCCCTCATGCGCAGGCTGCTGGAGGCTTATAAGGCACGCTATGACGATGTCGCCAAGGTCCTCTCGCAGGAGATGGGGGCGCCGCTTCCTTTCGCGCATCGCTCGCAGGCAGCGATGGGGACGGCCCATCTCGCCAAGACGATCGAGGCCCTGGAGACTTTCACCTTCGAGGAATTGCGCGGCACAACGCTGATAGCGCGCGAGCCGATCGGCGTCGTGGGCATGATCACGCCCTGGAACTGGCCGATCAACCAGATCATGTGCAAGGTCGCGCCGGCGCTTGCCACTGGTTGCACGATGGTGTTGAAGCCGAGCGAGATCGCGCCGCTCAACGCGATCATCTTCGCCGAGGCCATGCACGATGCCGGCGTGCCGAAGGGGGTTTTCAACCTCGTGAACGGCGATGGCCCAACAGTGGGTGAGGCGATTGCCCGCCATCCGGGCGTCGACATGGTGTCTTTCACGGGTTCGACGCGCGCGGGCATTCTCGTGGCCAAAGCCGCTGCTGACACGGTGAAGCGCGTGCATCAGGAGCTCGGCGGCAAGTCGGCGAACATCATCCTGGATGATGCCGACCTTGACCACGCGGTGAGGACCGGCGTCGAGGATTGCATGGGCAATTCCGGCCAGTCCTGCAACGCGCCCACACGCCTGTTCGTGCCGGCCGCCATGCACGATCGGGCGGTAGCCGTCGCCAAGGCTGCCGTGGAGCCATTGCGGGTCGGCCCCGCCTCGGCGGAAGGCACGCGCCTCGGGCCTGTCGTCAGCGAGGTCCAGTTCAACAAGATCCAGCATCTCATCGAGGCTGGCATCAAGGAGGGGGCGGATCTCGTCGCGGGCGGGCTCGGACGTCCCGAGGGGTTGAACCGCGGCTATTACGTCCGCCCCACCGTCTTCGCCAATGTGACCGACGACATGACGATCGCGCGCGAGGAGATCTTCGGGCCGGTGATCTCGATCCTGCCCTACCAGACCGAAGCCGAGGCCGTGACGCGGGCCAATGACACGCCCTATGGGCTGGCCGCCTATGTGCAGTCCGGTTCGCTCGAGCGGGCGCGCCGGATCGCCGCGCAGATGCGGGCGGGCAATGTCTATATCAACTATCCCGCATGGGACGCCGGTGCGCCGTTCGGCGGCTACAAGCAATCGGGCAACGGGCGTGAGTATGCCGATTTCGGCATCCACGAGTTTCTGGAGATCAAGGGAACGGTCGGCTACGGCGCAGCCTGA
- the efeO gene encoding iron uptake system protein EfeO — MSIERKPGPGPSPLMPFAVAGAALLALAGGGAFFYATAKRQSGSTSDLVKVEVGAKACRPNELTLPAGRHTFEIHNASDRPVEWEILDGIMVLEERENIIPGLRQTLAANLKPGQYQITCGLLSNPRGKLTVTPNAASEAAAKTGPELKAFIGPLSEYKFFLALQGASLVTATEKLVAALKAGDLDEARALYVSARAPYRQAEATAMRWADLQTAIDPIADYLEDREKDSHFTGYHRLEYGLFVENTTAPLIPIAEKLLTDVNELKARLRAVKLAPDDVPGGAARLSRRLADGKIESGENAYAHSDLDDLDASLTGITRMAGLVRPLIPESSADLSHELDTRLKAARQSLEALKSGKDYATYDKVDAPSRRTIAETFRALADTLDKVSNRLAPG; from the coding sequence ATGAGCATAGAACGCAAACCAGGCCCCGGCCCGTCGCCCCTCATGCCCTTCGCGGTTGCCGGCGCGGCTTTGCTCGCGCTGGCGGGCGGCGGCGCCTTTTTCTACGCGACTGCGAAGCGGCAGAGCGGCAGCACGTCCGATCTCGTCAAGGTGGAGGTTGGGGCGAAGGCCTGCAGGCCGAATGAACTCACGCTCCCGGCGGGCCGGCATACCTTCGAGATCCACAATGCCTCGGATCGCCCTGTCGAATGGGAGATCCTCGACGGCATCATGGTCCTTGAGGAACGGGAAAACATCATCCCGGGCTTGCGGCAAACTTTGGCGGCCAATCTGAAGCCCGGCCAGTACCAGATCACATGCGGGCTTCTCTCCAACCCGCGTGGCAAACTCACCGTCACGCCCAACGCGGCGTCGGAAGCCGCCGCCAAGACAGGGCCGGAGCTGAAGGCCTTCATCGGTCCCTTGTCCGAATATAAGTTCTTCCTGGCACTGCAGGGCGCGAGCCTCGTCACGGCGACGGAAAAACTCGTCGCGGCGCTCAAGGCGGGCGACCTGGACGAGGCCCGGGCGCTCTACGTGTCAGCGCGGGCGCCCTATCGCCAGGCTGAGGCGACTGCCATGCGGTGGGCGGATCTTCAGACCGCGATCGACCCGATCGCCGATTATCTGGAGGATCGCGAGAAGGACAGCCATTTCACGGGGTATCACCGTCTCGAATATGGATTGTTCGTCGAAAATACGACGGCGCCGCTCATTCCGATCGCCGAGAAATTACTTACCGATGTGAATGAGCTGAAAGCGCGACTGCGCGCCGTGAAACTGGCGCCCGACGATGTACCAGGCGGGGCGGCACGCCTCTCGAGGCGCCTCGCCGATGGAAAGATCGAAAGCGGCGAGAACGCCTATGCGCATAGTGACCTCGACGACCTCGACGCAAGCTTGACCGGCATCACCAGAATGGCCGGGTTGGTGCGCCCGCTCATCCCCGAAAGCTCCGCCGATCTCAGCCACGAACTCGACACACGATTGAAGGCGGCGCGCCAGAGCCTCGAAGCGCTGAAGTCGGGCAAGGACTATGCCACCTACGACAAGGTGGATGCGCCAAGCCGCAGGACGATCGCCGAAACCTTCCGCGCCCTTGCCGATACCCTCGACAAGGTCTCCAATCGCCTGGCTCCGGGATAA
- a CDS encoding YqaA family protein produces MSLIAAYFGLFATALAAATIIPMQSEAVLVAMLMADYTPWLVIGVASVGNVLGSVINWLLGRGIERFSDRRWFPVKASALQRAQGWYQRYGRWSLLLSWMPIIGDPLTVVAGVLREPLPIFLALVTVAKVGRYAALAAAALHWT; encoded by the coding sequence ATGAGCCTCATCGCCGCCTATTTCGGTCTGTTCGCAACGGCGTTGGCCGCCGCAACCATTATTCCCATGCAGTCCGAAGCGGTGCTCGTCGCCATGCTCATGGCCGACTACACGCCTTGGCTGGTGATTGGCGTCGCAAGTGTTGGAAATGTGCTGGGATCCGTCATCAACTGGCTGCTTGGCCGGGGGATCGAGCGCTTCAGCGATCGCCGTTGGTTTCCCGTCAAGGCGAGCGCGCTCCAGCGCGCGCAAGGCTGGTATCAGCGCTATGGCAGATGGTCCCTGCTTCTCAGCTGGATGCCAATCATTGGTGACCCCTTGACGGTGGTGGCAGGTGTTCTTCGTGAGCCGCTGCCGATCTTTCTGGCATTGGTGACAGTCGCCAAGGTCGGGCGTTATGCGGCGCTGGCCGCGGCGGCCCTGCATTGGACATGA
- the efeO gene encoding iron uptake system protein EfeO encodes MRLKALLAVAVLTSSLGGTAYAQQAATLDLVEPIAEYKIYVSEKLQKLVADTKTFTDAVKAGNVDKAKSLFAPTRMSYEAIEPIAELFSDLDAAIDSRADDYENGEKNPEFPGFHRIEYGLWEQNSTEGLTPFADKLMADVTALSQRITDMTLPPEKVVGGAAALMEEVAATKISGEEDRYSHTDLWDFKGNFDGSEKIFILVRPLIEKKDPDFVKKVADNFSVVGTTLAKYKSGEGYQSYDKLTDDDRKVLASAVNTLAEDLSTLRGKLGLN; translated from the coding sequence ATGAGATTGAAGGCTCTCCTCGCTGTTGCGGTGTTGACCTCATCGCTTGGCGGCACGGCCTATGCGCAACAGGCTGCGACGCTCGATCTGGTCGAGCCGATCGCCGAATACAAGATCTACGTATCCGAGAAACTGCAAAAACTCGTCGCGGATACGAAGACCTTCACGGATGCGGTGAAGGCGGGCAATGTGGACAAGGCAAAAAGTCTTTTCGCCCCCACCCGCATGAGCTATGAGGCAATCGAGCCTATCGCGGAACTCTTCAGCGATCTCGACGCCGCCATCGACTCGCGGGCCGACGACTATGAGAATGGTGAGAAGAACCCCGAATTCCCAGGCTTCCATCGTATTGAATACGGTCTCTGGGAGCAGAATTCCACGGAAGGCCTCACGCCCTTCGCAGACAAGCTCATGGCCGATGTGACCGCGCTGAGCCAGCGGATCACCGACATGACACTTCCGCCGGAAAAGGTGGTCGGCGGCGCCGCGGCGCTCATGGAAGAGGTCGCGGCAACCAAGATCTCCGGCGAGGAAGATCGCTATAGCCACACCGATCTGTGGGACTTCAAGGGCAATTTCGATGGCTCTGAGAAGATTTTCATCCTCGTACGGCCGTTGATCGAAAAGAAAGATCCGGATTTCGTCAAGAAAGTCGCGGATAATTTCAGCGTTGTCGGCACGACTCTCGCCAAATACAAGAGCGGCGAAGGTTATCAGTCCTACGACAAGCTCACTGATGATGATCGCAAGGTTCTGGCTAGCGCCGTCAACACACTCGCTGAAGACCTGTCGACCTTGCGCGGAAAACTTGGACTGAACTGA